The genomic window CATGCTCTTCATGATGATTTAGAAAAATTCTATATTGATGCTATAGATTTCGACGTTTGTAATACTATTTATGATAATGTAATTTCAAAAATTGAAAAATATGAATAATTAATCATACTTAATAAGCTTATTATTTATAAATAGAAATAATAAGCTTATTAAGTATTACAAATTATTTAATTATAACCAGATTTTTTTAAAATTCTTTTATTTTTTATTGAATTCTTTTTAATTTAATTATATTATGTATAAGTATTTTAATTTTATTCGACAAAGGAGATTAAAAAATGATTTTTAAAAGAAAAAAGAACATAGAAATATCAGCATCTAATTATAATTTAAATAAAATTTTACTCGAAAAAATTAGTGAAAGAAAACTTTTATCCTGTGATGATTTTTATGATAAAAGTTTGATTGAAACATTAAATATTTTATTAAATTCATATTATGATAATACCTCTGTTATGTGCATTAATGATATAGTAAAAAATATAATGGAAATTGATTCTATAGATAATATGTTATCTAATTCCTCTAGTCAAAAAGATATAATTCAATCTATTGTAGCAAGCAGCGAAGAACTTGCATCTACTACTGAACATGTAGCATTATCTATTGAAAATGTCTCACAACATTCCACTGATGTTAAAAATGAAGCTATAGATAGTATGGAATCAATTAATAATATAATTGACTATATAATAAACTCTTCATCAAATGTTTTTAAAATAAAAGAAAATATTAATTTAGTTGCAAAAAAAGTTAATGATATAAATGAAATAGTTAGAATAATAAAACAAATAGCTAATCAAACTTCTTTACTTTCTCTAAATGCATCAATTGAAGCTGCTAGAGCTGGAAAAAGTGGTAAAGGCTTTACTGTTGTAGCAAATGAAATTAAAAATTTAGCTGAATACACAAAAAAATCAGTAGAAACAATATCAGATGATATTTTAGAGTTAAGTAATAGCACCAACGAAACTTTAGGACATACAAACGTTACTATAGAAGATCTTAATTCTGGAATTAACAAAATGGAATCAATACCTATATATATGAATAACATAATTGAATCTATAAAAGAAATTGATGAAGAATTTTGTAATATATCTGCAATATCTGAAGAACAAAGTGCAACTACAAGTATGATAGCAGATAAATTAACTAATATTGCTGAATTCCAAATTACTTTAGATAATATGTGTAAAGATGTAGCAGATAAAATTAATAAAACTAGTGATTACTCTAATAATATTAGAATGAAACAAATTGATAGTAATAATTTAACTTTATCAGAAAAATTAGATACTTATGTAGTTGATCATCTTCTTTGGAGATGGAAAATATATAATATGATTTTAGGATTGGAAGACATAAATGAAAATAATGCATCTAATTATAAAGACTGTGCCCTTGGTAAATGGTTTTATAACGAAACAGATCCTAACATAACTAAAACTTTTTCCTTTAGAAAATTGGAAGGTGTACATATAGAAT from Clostridium septicum includes these protein-coding regions:
- a CDS encoding methyl-accepting chemotaxis protein encodes the protein MIFKRKKNIEISASNYNLNKILLEKISERKLLSCDDFYDKSLIETLNILLNSYYDNTSVMCINDIVKNIMEIDSIDNMLSNSSSQKDIIQSIVASSEELASTTEHVALSIENVSQHSTDVKNEAIDSMESINNIIDYIINSSSNVFKIKENINLVAKKVNDINEIVRIIKQIANQTSLLSLNASIEAARAGKSGKGFTVVANEIKNLAEYTKKSVETISDDILELSNSTNETLGHTNVTIEDLNSGINKMESIPIYMNNIIESIKEIDEEFCNISAISEEQSATTSMIADKLTNIAEFQITLDNMCKDVADKINKTSDYSNNIRMKQIDSNNLTLSEKLDTYVVDHLLWRWKIYNMILGLEDINENNASNYKDCALGKWFYNETDPNITKTFSFRKLEGVHIELHKEASNAVKCYRQKNIDGCYTHLNNMTGISSTIIHLINDLKEHIV